One window from the genome of Streptomyces sp. NBC_00287 encodes:
- a CDS encoding DUF2510 domain-containing protein yields the protein MTQVTPPGWYPDPGQTNDGPATERWWDGRAWTDQTRPAGSAAAWGPPAPSPAAGTQSTYPAYPAYPTPPPGGQRRGLRTGIAVAVAAAVLASIGVGVYALADSGGSDSGTANSQPGPGNQGDTGGPGGPFGDDGGSGGSGGSGGSGGQSPSPEESEAPRIESGSVTDSISGISLPVPDGWYGQEITVGASVTSEQSYKCPGDTSQNCTKGGAYSAPARVLGTTGTTAEEVAKADIEANAQQSYGEGYGEITSHDVLASKAVTVAGQKGYLVRWKAVTSKGADGYVESLAFPSPADSGQIVVVRFGVDVGEPQSVIDEITKGIEVASGGGNGQDV from the coding sequence ATGACGCAGGTGACTCCTCCCGGGTGGTACCCCGACCCGGGGCAGACAAATGACGGTCCCGCCACCGAACGCTGGTGGGACGGCAGAGCATGGACGGACCAGACCCGCCCCGCGGGATCGGCCGCCGCATGGGGTCCGCCGGCGCCGTCGCCGGCCGCCGGGACCCAGTCGACATACCCGGCCTATCCGGCATATCCCACGCCTCCGCCCGGCGGTCAGCGGCGCGGACTGCGGACGGGCATAGCCGTGGCGGTGGCCGCCGCGGTCCTCGCGAGCATCGGTGTGGGCGTGTACGCGCTGGCCGACAGCGGGGGTTCGGACAGCGGCACCGCCAACTCCCAGCCGGGGCCCGGCAATCAGGGCGACACGGGCGGACCGGGCGGCCCCTTCGGTGACGACGGCGGCTCCGGTGGCTCGGGCGGTTCCGGTGGTTCCGGTGGCCAGTCCCCGTCCCCGGAGGAGTCCGAGGCGCCGAGGATCGAGAGCGGTTCGGTGACCGACTCGATCAGCGGGATCAGCCTGCCGGTGCCGGACGGCTGGTACGGCCAGGAGATCACCGTGGGCGCCTCGGTGACCTCGGAGCAGTCGTACAAGTGCCCCGGGGACACCTCCCAGAACTGCACCAAGGGCGGCGCCTACTCGGCCCCCGCGCGCGTGCTCGGCACCACCGGCACCACCGCCGAGGAGGTCGCGAAGGCGGACATCGAGGCGAACGCCCAGCAGTCCTACGGCGAGGGGTACGGCGAGATCACCTCGCACGACGTGCTGGCGTCCAAGGCGGTGACCGTCGCCGGGCAGAAGGGCTATCTGGTGCGCTGGAAGGCGGTCACCAGCAAGGGCGCCGACGGCTATGTCGAGTCGCTGGCCTTCCCCTCCCCCGCCGACTCCGGCCAGATCGTGGTGGTCCGCTTCGGTGTCGACGTCGGCGAGCCTCAGTCCGTGATCGACGAGATCACGAAGGGCATCGAGGTGGCGTCCGGCGGCGGCAACGGCCAGGACGTCTGA